CTCAAAGGTTCTAACTCCTGTTTTAAAATAGAAGTTTTTTGTATCTATACATATTCCTGCGAGTAGAGACACCGCTTCTATATGCTTAAGCTTTGGCTTATCTACCATATATTGAATCATCTCAGTAACTAGTTCAGAAGTAGAGGATGCATAAGTTTCCATATAGCTGAGCACTGCCCCTTGTATGAAATCTTGTGATTTTCTATGATGGTCAATTATAACTACTTTTTCTACTTCTTTAACTATTTCTAAATTAAGCACGTAACTCTCATTATGAACATCTACTATTATAAGCAGATTATTAGATTTTTTAACACTTTTATATTTTTCACTTGATATAAATGTGTTTTTGTATTCCTCATCTTCCACAAATATATCCATCATGCTTTTTATGCCAGTACTTATTCCTTCCAGAATAATATAGCATTCTTTATTTGTGCTTTTAATAATACTATATAGACCAATTGCTGCACCTAAGCAATCAGCATCAGGGTTTTTGTGTCCCATAATGAAAATTACATCGCTCTCACTTACTAAATCCATTAACGCATGAGCAATAACTCTTGCACGAACTTTAGTTCTTTTCTCAACTTCCTTTGTTTTCCCTCCAAAGAAGGATAATTTATCACCTTTTTTTACTACTGCCTGATCACCGCCACGACCTAAGGCAAGTTCCTTCGCTGAAGCCGCAAATTCATAGTTTTTTAGTGGTGTATCTTCTCCTCTTCCTACGCCTATGCTTAAAGTAACTGCAAGCTTGTTACCATTACTTATTTCGCGAACACTATCTAGTATATCAAATTTCTTTTCTATTTCTTTTTCAATATACTTATCTTGTACTATAATAACATATTTATTTGATGTATATTTTTTTACAACAGCATTTACGCTCTGTCCATAGCTATTTATTGTTCGCTCAATATCAGCTACAAGCAGTGGTGCCTTATCTTCTTCTGTAGTTTTAATAACATCATCAAGGTTATCAACCTCTACTAGCATAACACTTTCTCTATTACCGTTAATACCTTTTATTAAATTGTTTTTTTCCGTTATATCATAAAAATATAAAAGCATAATCTTATCTTTAACATTTTTATTTTCATTTGTATCCACAATATTGGTATAAATTTCATAAAATCTCTCTTTTATTTTAATATTTGGAAATATATTTTTCTTACCCTCTAAAACTTGTTTTAAAGGCAGATCCTTAATAATATCCCTAATGTTTTTATTTAAAAGATCTTCTCCTTCAAGCATTGTGGTTACACTTTGATTGTACCATAAAATGTTTCCCATATACCCAATAATTATTAGGGGAAAGGGAAGCTTTACTAGTGTACTTGTAGTTGCTATATCAAGTTTTGAGGAAAAATTTTCAATAAACTGTTTCCACTCACTTTTTTTTATCTTTGTGTTGTAAATATTGTATACCACTAGAATAGCGTATAATACTAGCATAAGTATTCCTACTTCAAAGTGTCCATAATAAAATATTATACATATAAATAGGGCCATGGTCACCATATATATTTTATTATTAACATTAAAGTAATTATATTTATTATCCATAATTCGCCCCCAATTATTTTCTTTTAATTCTATATGGGTCAAGCCTTCTAAAATCAAAAGCCATTTCCATGAGTCCTATTGAAAAGTAAATTTTACCCAGAGACGAAAGTGTTGTTAGAGCTATAAATAATAATACTATTGGTTTAGATAATTTTCTTTTAACTCTTAGAAAATATGTAGTTGCAGCCAAGCCATTAATAATAAATATATACTGCGTAAGAAGCTGAGAGGCATTTAGTATATAATTCCCACCAGTTATCTTTTTTGCTGAAAGTATTATCCCTATGCATACTATGCCTATGAGTACAGCTCCTACTATATTAGAAACATAAACTCTACTAAAAGGTAATACCTCCTGCATTTTATAGTTTAGTTTGTTTAATATCGCTCTAGACACTATATAATTCAAATAAGCTGATATAAACGAGAAAATGAAAATGCTCGCAGGTATTACTATCAGAACTAGCATAACATCCATCTTTTTTATTATTTCTAAGTTATCATCTAAAATCTTCAACTGCTTTGGAGTTATTCCTGCTTGCATGTAAATTGCTTTTAATTGAGTAAATGAAGCCGTCATTGATGCCTTCATAAAATCTAATTTATTTGTAATAAAATTCATAAAACCTATTTTTTCTATAAACAATAAAGAAAAAGCCAAGGTTAATGTATTCGATATTGCAGAACCAATAGCTAAAAACAATAATGTTGTAGATGGGCTTTTATTTTTCTTAACGCAATAACCAAGTGCAATACCAACAGTGCTGCAAGTTATAGCTGAACCTATTGCTATTATTGGATTATAGACTAAGGATGCTAAAATTATACTGAGTGATATAGCAGTGATTGTTATTTTGCTGTTATGCCTTATATAGAGTATTGCCACGGGAATTGGTAATATCAATGTTCCTATTAATGCTAGAAATGGCAAATATCCTATTATAATCATCATTACTGAAATTATAACAGCCATAAGTGAAGCCTCCACCATTGCCTTTGTACTATAATCCTTATTCTTCATTTTTTCCTCCATCATTTATCTTCCTTTTATGTGTATATATAGTCTACTTAAATCTTTCCCATCCTTTTCTATGTTATCCCCTTCAACTATTCCCACCTTTAGTTTCTTTTTCATACTTTCATCTACAGCTACATTGGAGTATCCTAGCCTTTCACCTAATATATATAAAAGTATTATTGCCCCTGAAATACAATCTAGTATAGCGTCTTGAGCAACATTGCTTCCTTTACTTAGTAATTTGAAGAAATCACCTATTATACATAGTAGCTCAGCCTTCAAACTTTCAATTAGCTTAACATTAGACATTATATTAAAATCATCTTTTTTCATAGTATATCATCTCCCTCTGTAGGCTTATGCACATAACTCTATTTTAGTTATTTTTCTGATATTATGCAACTAAAGTTTATTTATATATATGTAATATATAATGGGCAATAGGTAACATAATATTTAATAGTTTATAATGTTTACATTTTATGGGTTATAACTACAAGTATACTACAAATCACGCTAAATCATATATATTTTATAATTTATATTTCTATTATTCACTAAAATATTTGCTTTTATTTTAAAAAAATAAAAGCAGCTACCGTAAGGCGCTGCTTTCAGTCATTTACTATTCAGTAGTAAATGGTAATAATGCTATATTTCTTGCTCTCTTGATAGATACAGTAAGCATTCTTTGATGTTTTGCACAGTTTCCAGAAATTCTTCTAGGAAGAATCTTTCCTCTTTCTGTAACATACTTTCTCAATTTGTTTATGTCTTTATAATCAATTGCAGTTGCTTTATCCATACAAAAAGCACAAACTTTTCTTTTCATTCTCTTTCTATTTCCACCA
This DNA window, taken from Clostridium estertheticum, encodes the following:
- a CDS encoding DHH family phosphoesterase, with amino-acid sequence MDNKYNYFNVNNKIYMVTMALFICIIFYYGHFEVGILMLVLYAILVVYNIYNTKIKKSEWKQFIENFSSKLDIATTSTLVKLPFPLIIIGYMGNILWYNQSVTTMLEGEDLLNKNIRDIIKDLPLKQVLEGKKNIFPNIKIKERFYEIYTNIVDTNENKNVKDKIMLLYFYDITEKNNLIKGINGNRESVMLVEVDNLDDVIKTTEEDKAPLLVADIERTINSYGQSVNAVVKKYTSNKYVIIVQDKYIEKEIEKKFDILDSVREISNGNKLAVTLSIGVGRGEDTPLKNYEFAASAKELALGRGGDQAVVKKGDKLSFFGGKTKEVEKRTKVRARVIAHALMDLVSESDVIFIMGHKNPDADCLGAAIGLYSIIKSTNKECYIILEGISTGIKSMMDIFVEDEEYKNTFISSEKYKSVKKSNNLLIIVDVHNESYVLNLEIVKEVEKVVIIDHHRKSQDFIQGAVLSYMETYASSTSELVTEMIQYMVDKPKLKHIEAVSLLAGICIDTKNFYFKTGVRTFEAAAFLRRHGADTMDVKKMFSDDLNVYLKRADIIRSAKVENEIAIAVCSPIVEDTVLAAQAADELLNITGIEASFVIIKIGDEVFVSGRSLGKINVQLILETLGGGGHMTMAGTKFTSMDIEEVLVKLNEAIDEYLKEGEK
- a CDS encoding DUF2232 domain-containing protein, encoding MKNKDYSTKAMVEASLMAVIISVMMIIIGYLPFLALIGTLILPIPVAILYIRHNSKITITAISLSIILASLVYNPIIAIGSAITCSTVGIALGYCVKKNKSPSTTLLFLAIGSAISNTLTLAFSLLFIEKIGFMNFITNKLDFMKASMTASFTQLKAIYMQAGITPKQLKILDDNLEIIKKMDVMLVLIVIPASIFIFSFISAYLNYIVSRAILNKLNYKMQEVLPFSRVYVSNIVGAVLIGIVCIGIILSAKKITGGNYILNASQLLTQYIFIINGLAATTYFLRVKRKLSKPIVLLFIALTTLSSLGKIYFSIGLMEMAFDFRRLDPYRIKRK
- a CDS encoding MazG-like family protein is translated as MKKDDFNIMSNVKLIESLKAELLCIIGDFFKLLSKGSNVAQDAILDCISGAIILLYILGERLGYSNVAVDESMKKKLKVGIVEGDNIEKDGKDLSRLYIHIKGR
- the rpsR gene encoding 30S ribosomal protein S18 encodes the protein MNERKRSSGGSAAGGNRKRMKRKVCAFCMDKATAIDYKDINKLRKYVTERGKILPRRISGNCAKHQRMLTVSIKRARNIALLPFTTE